The genome window TTCCTTCCAATAACCTTGATCATTACTTTGTTGGCATCTTTAGTGGTGGCTTATATAATGAACCCGGTATTTGCGGTTGATTTTATGAAACCACATATCCAGGGCGAACATGACAATCAAAAATTCGATAAAAAAACTGTTCGTGTATTGATAGTGCTATCTGTGTTGGCGGGTTTGAGTTATATCATGTTTTTCACCGGCCTGTGGACCATGGGTATGGGTAACTTCATGGTTCTGGCTATTATACTTTATCTGCTAAATCACTTTGTTCTTTTAAAACTGATTGACAGGTTTCAAACCAATGCGTGGCCGCGGTTTCAAAACTGGTATGCCAGATTGTTGGAAAAAGCTGTTAAAAGGCCGCTTACCATATTGTTCGGTACATTTGTGTTGTTTGTTTTTGCTATCATATTAACATCTGTAATGGGTAAAACACCTGAGTTTTTCCCGTCAGGCGACCCAAACTTTGCTTACGTTTACCTAACCATGCCTATAGGTACAGACCAGGCAACAACCAACGAGGTGACAAAAACACTCGAACAGCGTGTTGCGAAAATTGTTGAACCCGATAAAGATGTAGTTACCTCCATTATTTCAAACGTTACAAAGGGAGTGTCCGATCCCACTGATGAAGACCAGGGTGATTATGAGAACAAAGGAAAAATCACTGTAGCTTTTGTTGAATTTGGTAAACGAAATGGTAAGGATACCAAAGTAATTTTGAAGAAGATAAGGGATGCCGTACAAGGAGTGCCGGGTGCAAAAATTTCTGTTGCCCAGGAAAACAGCGGCCCGCCGGTTCAAAAGGATATTAGTATTGAGCTTATTGGTGATAACCTCGACTCCCTGGTTAAAACAGGCGACCGGTTAAAAAATTACATTGCCAAACAAAATATCGCCGGTATTGAGAACCTTGTGGCTGACGTGCAAAATGATAAGCCTGAAATTGTTTTTGATATTGACCGTGAACGCGCCAACCGCGAAGGTATTACTACCAAAACTATCAATGACGCGCTTCAAACAGCTGTTTTTGGTGCGCCGGCTGCCAACTTTAGGAATACAAAAGAAGATGATTATAAAATACAGGTAAGGGCATTGGAAAGCCAGCGCGGGAACATTGACGAACTGCGTAATTTAAAGATCACGTACCGGGATCTGGCTACAGGTGGTGCTATCCGGCAGGTGCCTATATCCGCTTTTACTGATGTACGTTACACCAATACTTACAGTAATATTAAGCGTAAGCAGCAGCGGCGCGTTTTAACACTTGGTTCAAGCGTTATAAAACCTTTCAATGCAAATGATGTAAATGCCAGTATCTTGAAAGCCATAGACAATTTTAAAAAGCCGGATGATATTATAATAAGGCAGGGTGGTGGACAGGAAGATCAGTTAGAAGCAGTTACCTTTTTAGGGGGGGCATTGGCAACTTCCTTTGGCTTGATACTAATCATATTGATGATCCAGTTTAATTCCATTGGGAAAACACTAATCATTATCAGCGAGATTTTCTTCAGTATTATAGGCGTATTGCTAGGGGTTACAATTTTTGGTATGACAATGGCCATTGTAATGACCGGTGTAGGGATTATTGCGCTGGCAGGGGTAGTAGTTCGAAACGGAATCTTGTTGGTTGAGTTTACGGACATGTTGATTGAACAGGGTGCAAGTTTGCATGATGCGGTTGTAGAGGCAGGGCATACCCGTATGACCCCGGTGTTATTAACAGCAACTGCAGCTATATTAGGCCTGATACCTCTTGCTGTAGGCTTCAATATTGACTTTGTCGGAATGTTCACTCACTTTGAGCCACATATTCACTTTGGCGGTGACAACGTTGCTTTCTGGGGGCCATTAGCATGGACCATGATTTTTGGGTTGGGCTTTGCAACTATTATAACCCTGATACTTGTACCTTGTATGTATATTATAAGGGTTAATATCAAAAATAAGTTGTTTGGAAAAAAGGAAACTGCAGGCCATGAAAAACTGGCTGATGCAAGTGCAGTTTAAATAACTCCGCTACATTACAAGAGAGGCTGTTCGAATTTGATTTCGTGCAGCCTCTTTGTTTTTGGGTGATTTCTTTAGATATTATTCTGGTGCGTAACACGCAATTTATCAATGGCATCAGAATGAATTTTTCCCGTCGTTCATAATTCATTTTGACCTTTTAAATTGTGATAACGTGCTTTGGATTAAACGATACAAGATAGAATGGCCGGGGATAATGGGACTGGTAAGGTATTTTGGTGATATTGGATTAAAAAAACGGGAACATAGCCGAAACTGGCCGGCGCAGAAAAACATGCAATGGTTTTCAAAATTCTCCACACCTGGACAACACTACATCAGTACATTTAATTCATGACACCGTTCGTGGAATATTTCCTATTAGTCTGCTAATAATCCGATCATTAAGATCAATCTTTCTTACCGCCGAATACAGAGAAGCTAACATAGCGCTTTGGATGAGCTTTCAGGTCAATAAACAAACTGTTCAGATTTGCAGATGCGTCTTTCAGGTTGTTATACATTTTATCGTCATTCAACAACAGCCCAAGTGTGCCTTTGCTGGTATTTATTTTACTGATGGTTTCCTGCAGGTCGGTCATAGCCTTATTTGCATTATCCAATGTTTGCCTGATATTAGCGTTAGCTATATCATTACTCACTTTTTCAAAATTACTGGTAATGCCGTTTATGTTGGCAGTACTGGTTTTTAAGTTAGCTGATACGATCTCGGCATTTGACATTATGCCGTTTATGTGAGCTGTTTGACCGCCTACCAAAGCATCAATTTTTTTGGTTGTGCCTTCCAGTGTTTGCAAAGAGTTAGCGATACTGGTGAAACTTCTGTCAACATTTTTTTGGAAATTAGGGTTCAATATTTTATTGATGGCAGCCAGCGAAGAATCAAGTTTGGTGATCAAATTTTCGGCCTTTGTTTGAATAGGCTGCAAGCTTTCTGCAAGACTGCCCTGGATGTCTGCGCGTAAGGTGTCATTGTCATCAGCATAAGTGTTGCTGTTGCCATACTCAAATACAATGGCTTTACCCCCTAAAAGATCGGTGCTTACCAGTTTCGCCAGCGTGTTTGAAGGTACATTATATTGCTTATCTACCTTAAATTCCACAATGGTATGTCCATTTGGAAGCAGTTTCATTTTCGCAACGTTGCCAATAGGGAAACCATTCACCAATACGGGCTTCGATACTGACAACCCGTCGACGCTCTTATAAATAGCGTAAAATTTGTTAGAGCCCGAAAAAACGTCATTTCCTTTTAAAAAACTATAACCGAGGATCAGAACTGTAATTGCAATGGCCGTTAATGCGCCTATTTTAGTTTCGTTTGATATTTTCATTAGATGTAGTGATTAGAGACCAGCGGTTAAGATTAGTTAAAAGGATGTTGTTAAAATTTTTTGATGTTTGATTTTATTACTTAATTATTGAAAGCGATCGGACTAGTCTCTATTCACTAATCTCCAATCACTAACCTCTATAACTAATTATTGTGATACTTGTTCTACTCCAGCCTTATAATTTGATATAGCTCTTACTATTGAAGCAACGATCTCATTCTGGCCGTCTTCTGAATTCAGGTACGCTTCATCGTCAGGGTTGTTAATGTAGCCGGTTTCAACCAGTACAGCAGGCATTGCGCTATGGCACAATACCAATATGCCCTGCTCCCTGATGCCGTCGCTGTGGCGGCCATCGGTTTCTGTAAATTCGGTATTAAGTAACTCTGCTAAATGAATGCTTTGCTTCCTGTATTTACGTTTATATTCATTCATAAGAATGATTGATTCCGGATCATTAGGGTCCGGATTGGTATTCATCTCGGTATCATCCTCTATCAGGTTTTCTTTAATGGCCTTTTCCTCTTCTTTGGTGCGGTGAAAACCGTATACAAGCAGCAAAACACCTTTGCCAGAGCGATCAGCAACCTCGGATGTCCTGTAAACGGCCTTGCCGTGTTTATGGCCTACAACCTCGCGAACGCGCCTGCCAGGTAAGGAGTTACAGTGCAGGGAAATAAAAAGGTCGCCTTTGTTCGCATTGGCAATATCTGCGCGTTTTTGCCAGGCCACATCGTCGTCTGTTGTGCGGGTTAAAACTACGTTTACACCAGCCAATTCTTTTTCTATTGCCTTTTGCAATTTAAATGCAATGGCAAGCGTTACATTTCTCTCTGAGGAAAATGAGCCTGACGCACCATGGGAGTAATTACCTGAAGTGCCTGATGGCCGGCCACCGTGCCCGGGATCAACAATAATGGTTTTAATCTTATAGCCATTATTGATAACAGTATCCTTATTTCCCGGAGCGCCTGTTGCAAAGGAAAAAAGAGGTAGTGATGGAAGTAAAATCAATAAACCGTAAATCAATCTTTTCAATGCCTTATTTTTCATTATTTTTGAACGCTGTTAACTATATCTGCAAAAATACTATTCATAATCAATTTTGAAATTCACAAGTCTTTTTTTTCTTATTGCGGTCGTTTTAATGGCAAATGTGATGGCTTCATCACGTTATGGCAGTACTTATAAATACGTATTACAAACGGATACAATTAAAAAATCTGATACAACAAAGAACACAAAAGTTACTAAAGGTAAAAAATCTAAGGCAAACGCGGGCACAAAAAGTGTAGTTGCAAAAAATGACACCAGCAAAAAGAACGCCAATGGTGGTTTGCAGTCGCAGGTAACCTCACACGCAGAAGACTCGGTAATTACAGATAAGGTTCATGATATTACCTATTTATACGGAAGAGCCCGTGTAACTTATGAAGATTTTGAGCTTGATGCCGATTATATCAGGCTTGACCAAAAAAATCACTTGATTTTTGCAAAAGGCAGCATTGACCCTGTTACCAAACGGTATATTGGCAGGCCCATCTCCAAACAGAAGAACGATAAGCCGGTTGAATCAGATTCATTACTTTTTGATTATAAGACAAAAAAAGGCCGCGTTTTTAACCCGGCGTCGGAGCAAGGAGGCAATTACCTATCTGGCGGCGAAATCAAAAAACTGAATGAAACCGAGGCTGCCTACCGTAACGTTACCTTTAGCACGTGTGATCTTCCGCAACCTGATACCCATTTCGGGATTGTGATTACAAAGGGGATCGGCGAAAAAAACCGGATCATATCGGGCCCGGCATACCTGGAAATTGAAGGGATCCCGCTTCCGCTTGCTATTCCCTTTGGCTTTTTTCCGAAGCCTGATACGCGGTCATCGGGCGTGATTATTCCAACTTTTGGTGAGGATCAGAAACTTGGGTTTTATCTCCGGAACTTCGGCTACTATATTGGCATCAGCGATTACCTGGACCTAACCAATACGGGAACGGTGTATTCCAAGGGATCGTACGAATTAAACACCACCGCGCACTATTTACAGCGATATAAATATGGTGGAACGGTATCCTTAAGCTATGGCTCCCATAATTACGGGTTGGAAGGCGATCCGCCGCAAAAAGATTTTAACATTACCTGGTCGCACAGCCAGGACCCAAGCGCACATCCCGGCAGTACGTTCAGTGCTTCGGTAAACGCAGGTACTTCAACCTATTATAAAAACAACTTCGCGCAAAACAACGGTAACATTAATTCACTTACCCAAAATAACTTGCGCTCATCAATAAATTATAGCAAAACCTGGGAGGGTACGCCATTTAACTTAAGTTTGGGCCTATCGCACAGCCAGGATCTTACCAATAAAACGGTAACCCTGCAATTGCCAACTTTAAGCTTTACCATGGCATCAATCAGCCCTTTTGATTCAAAAGACAGGGTAGGAGACGCCAAGTGGTACCAAAAAATAAGTGTAAGCTACAGCCTGCAGGCAACCAATGAGGTTGACAATATACCAGAGTCGCAATTATTTAAAAGCAGT of Mucilaginibacter xinganensis contains these proteins:
- a CDS encoding MlaD family protein, which translates into the protein MKISNETKIGALTAIAITVLILGYSFLKGNDVFSGSNKFYAIYKSVDGLSVSKPVLVNGFPIGNVAKMKLLPNGHTIVEFKVDKQYNVPSNTLAKLVSTDLLGGKAIVFEYGNSNTYADDNDTLRADIQGSLAESLQPIQTKAENLITKLDSSLAAINKILNPNFQKNVDRSFTSIANSLQTLEGTTKKIDALVGGQTAHINGIMSNAEIVSANLKTSTANINGITSNFEKVSNDIANANIRQTLDNANKAMTDLQETISKINTSKGTLGLLLNDDKMYNNLKDASANLNSLFIDLKAHPKRYVSFSVFGGKKD
- a CDS encoding efflux RND transporter permease subunit yields the protein MKDIRKEFAPSSWAIENKTAIYVLIFLITVLGLVSYNNLPKENFPDIAQSKVFVTTQFLGQSPQNVENLVTRQIEKQLKSLKGLKKVTSNSVQNVSIITAEFQANIKIKDAKIDVKDAVDKAKQDLPQNDVNLKESVISDINVADLPILYINISGDYDLKRLKEYADILKDEIEGYKEISKVDEVGALTPEIQINVDMNKMTAAQVSFGDIIQAVGNENILSSAGSIKSDGVRRSIDIKQDFKNADEVAAMAIRNPKGQAVYLRDIAEVKDSFLEQESYARLKTNSNPNFKNVITLNVSKRAGENLIEASDKINNLIKLKQKTVFPKGLAITVTGDQSDKTRTTLNDLINTIVIGFLLVTVILMFFMGTTNAIFVALSVPLSCFIAFLIMPAIGFTLNMIVLFSFLLALGIVVDDAIVVIENTHRIFANGKVPIKEAAKIAAGEVFLPVFSGTMTTLAPFIPLAFWNSLIGHFMFFLPITLIITLLASLVVAYIMNPVFAVDFMKPHIQGEHDNQKFDKKTVRVLIVLSVLAGLSYIMFFTGLWTMGMGNFMVLAIILYLLNHFVLLKLIDRFQTNAWPRFQNWYARLLEKAVKRPLTILFGTFVLFVFAIILTSVMGKTPEFFPSGDPNFAYVYLTMPIGTDQATTNEVTKTLEQRVAKIVEPDKDVVTSIISNVTKGVSDPTDEDQGDYENKGKITVAFVEFGKRNGKDTKVILKKIRDAVQGVPGAKISVAQENSGPPVQKDISIELIGDNLDSLVKTGDRLKNYIAKQNIAGIENLVADVQNDKPEIVFDIDRERANREGITTKTINDALQTAVFGAPAANFRNTKEDDYKIQVRALESQRGNIDELRNLKITYRDLATGGAIRQVPISAFTDVRYTNTYSNIKRKQQRRVLTLGSSVIKPFNANDVNASILKAIDNFKKPDDIIIRQGGGQEDQLEAVTFLGGALATSFGLILIILMIQFNSIGKTLIIISEIFFSIIGVLLGVTIFGMTMAIVMTGVGIIALAGVVVRNGILLVEFTDMLIEQGASLHDAVVEAGHTRMTPVLLTATAAILGLIPLAVGFNIDFVGMFTHFEPHIHFGGDNVAFWGPLAWTMIFGLGFATIITLILVPCMYIIRVNIKNKLFGKKETAGHEKLADASAV
- a CDS encoding N-acetylmuramoyl-L-alanine amidase family protein — its product is MKNKALKRLIYGLLILLPSLPLFSFATGAPGNKDTVINNGYKIKTIIVDPGHGGRPSGTSGNYSHGASGSFSSERNVTLAIAFKLQKAIEKELAGVNVVLTRTTDDDVAWQKRADIANANKGDLFISLHCNSLPGRRVREVVGHKHGKAVYRTSEVADRSGKGVLLLVYGFHRTKEEEKAIKENLIEDDTEMNTNPDPNDPESIILMNEYKRKYRKQSIHLAELLNTEFTETDGRHSDGIREQGILVLCHSAMPAVLVETGYINNPDDEAYLNSEDGQNEIVASIVRAISNYKAGVEQVSQ
- a CDS encoding putative LPS assembly protein LptD, whose protein sequence is MASSRYGSTYKYVLQTDTIKKSDTTKNTKVTKGKKSKANAGTKSVVAKNDTSKKNANGGLQSQVTSHAEDSVITDKVHDITYLYGRARVTYEDFELDADYIRLDQKNHLIFAKGSIDPVTKRYIGRPISKQKNDKPVESDSLLFDYKTKKGRVFNPASEQGGNYLSGGEIKKLNETEAAYRNVTFSTCDLPQPDTHFGIVITKGIGEKNRIISGPAYLEIEGIPLPLAIPFGFFPKPDTRSSGVIIPTFGEDQKLGFYLRNFGYYIGISDYLDLTNTGTVYSKGSYELNTTAHYLQRYKYGGTVSLSYGSHNYGLEGDPPQKDFNITWSHSQDPSAHPGSTFSASVNAGTSTYYKNNFAQNNGNINSLTQNNLRSSINYSKTWEGTPFNLSLGLSHSQDLTNKTVTLQLPTLSFTMASISPFDSKDRVGDAKWYQKISVSYSLQATNEVDNIPESQLFKSSVLSKRLQTRAVHQIPVGLSLNVLKYFQFSSSVNYTEHWYLQTIRERFVRGGVNTDGTVTDPTIPVRDTIAGFKRAGSYNLSTGISTKLYSTINFKKGNIIAIRHVMTPNISFNYNPDFSDPSYGYYQTIVSNAAVPFPVKSTVYSIFPDNFPSPGKQAGISLSLDNTIQMKLKPKTTDTSGKARKVNLLDGFSISTFYNFAADSIKLSPISFSAHTAILNQKVNLSLYGSLNPYETLVLDTISNGSIQRYTRPINRYTFQDGRFPTLTTISFSMSGSLNSTSFKPHAPVLPNSTLQTINPQQAQKLAFINSDPSAYVDFNVPWNLSFNYNFSYNNNIINTNTTNTIMLSGDVNLTSKWKVQYNTNYDIRAHKLAISSFGIYRDLHCWDFNVQWVPFGLYKSYNVTLKVKAAILQDLKLSKRSDYTSNSYFNGN